From a single Herbiconiux sp. SALV-R1 genomic region:
- the argH gene encoding argininosuccinate lyase — protein sequence MSGDVANRAAEAGALWGGRFAGGPAAELTELSRSTHFDWQLAQYDIEGSRAHAKALGRAGYLDSAELTGMLEALDSLAAAVDDGSFRPDAGDEDVHSALERGLIEIAGAELGGKLRAGRSRNDQIATLIRMLLRDHAATLRGLLVDLIDATAAQADSTFGAILPGRTHLQHAQPVLLAHQLLAHCWPLVRDIERLRDWDARADASPYGSGALAGNTLGLDAELVAHDLGFARGVENSIDGTASRDLVAEFAFVTAQIGIDLSRFAEEIIIWNTKEFGFVTLSDSYSTGSSIMPQKKNPDIAELARGKSGRLIGNLTGLLATLKGLPLAYNRDLQEDKEPVFDSIKTLEVLLPAFTGMVATLTFHTERMAELAPQGFSLATDVAEWLVKQHVTFRDAHEITGELVRFAEENGLELDELSDEQYEAISPHLKPEVRSVLTIEGSVASRDGSGGTAGVRVREQLAALTERVRALVAAGTAVGGGAR from the coding sequence ATGAGCGGCGACGTCGCGAACCGGGCGGCAGAGGCCGGCGCCCTCTGGGGCGGTCGCTTCGCCGGGGGCCCGGCGGCCGAACTCACCGAGCTGAGCCGCTCGACGCACTTCGACTGGCAGCTGGCGCAGTACGACATCGAAGGCTCGCGCGCCCACGCCAAGGCCCTCGGCCGTGCGGGCTACCTCGACTCGGCCGAGCTGACCGGCATGCTCGAGGCGCTCGACTCGCTCGCCGCGGCCGTCGACGACGGCTCGTTCCGGCCCGACGCCGGAGACGAAGACGTGCACTCGGCGCTCGAGCGCGGACTCATCGAGATCGCGGGGGCCGAGCTCGGCGGCAAGCTGCGCGCCGGCCGCAGCCGCAACGACCAGATCGCCACGCTCATCCGGATGCTGCTCCGCGACCACGCGGCGACGCTCAGGGGGTTGCTGGTCGACCTCATCGACGCCACGGCCGCGCAGGCCGACTCCACCTTCGGCGCCATCCTCCCCGGCCGCACGCATCTGCAGCACGCGCAGCCCGTGCTGCTCGCCCACCAGCTGCTGGCCCACTGCTGGCCGCTGGTGCGCGACATCGAGCGGCTGCGCGACTGGGATGCGCGCGCCGACGCCTCGCCCTACGGTTCCGGTGCGCTCGCCGGCAACACGCTCGGCCTCGACGCCGAGCTGGTGGCGCACGACCTCGGCTTCGCCCGCGGTGTCGAGAACTCCATCGACGGGACGGCGTCGCGTGACCTGGTCGCCGAGTTCGCCTTCGTCACGGCCCAGATCGGCATCGACCTCTCCCGCTTCGCGGAGGAGATCATCATCTGGAACACCAAGGAGTTCGGCTTCGTCACCCTCTCCGACTCCTACTCGACGGGGTCGTCGATCATGCCGCAGAAGAAGAACCCCGACATCGCCGAGCTCGCGCGCGGCAAGTCGGGGCGCCTCATCGGCAACCTCACCGGTCTGCTCGCCACCCTCAAGGGCCTGCCGCTGGCCTACAACCGCGATCTCCAAGAAGACAAAGAGCCGGTCTTCGACTCGATCAAGACGCTCGAGGTGCTGCTGCCGGCGTTCACCGGCATGGTGGCGACGCTCACCTTCCACACCGAGCGCATGGCCGAGCTCGCGCCGCAGGGGTTCTCGCTGGCGACGGATGTGGCGGAATGGCTCGTGAAACAGCACGTCACCTTCCGCGACGCCCACGAGATCACCGGCGAACTCGTGCGCTTCGCCGAGGAGAACGGGCTCGAGCTCGACGAGCTGAGCGACGAGCAGTACGAGGCGATCTCACCGCACCTGAAGCCCGAGGTGCGCAGCGTGCTCACCATCGAGGGATCCGTCGCGAGCCGTGACGGCTCCGGAGGAACCGCGGGTGTTCGTGTGCGCGAGCAGCTCGCCGCGCTCACCGAGCGGGTTCGTGCGCTGGTGGCGGCAGGCACCGCAGTGGGCGGCGGTGCGCGATGA
- a CDS encoding DNA-3-methyladenine glycosylase — translation MIDFSAGALEVAPLLLDAVLTHESPAGPVSVRISEVEAYLGEGVDPGSHAFRGRTPRVASMYGAPGHLYTYFTYGMHVCANVVCSPDGEASAVLLRGGEVIDGVELARTRRPTAKSDRDLARGPANLVRALGIALGDDGAPLHEAPFQLVVPETPVGARLVGRTLRTGVSGDGGRLPFDWRFHLLGDPTVSVYKRHPKA, via the coding sequence ATGATCGACTTCTCGGCCGGCGCGCTCGAGGTGGCGCCGCTCCTGCTCGACGCGGTGCTCACCCACGAGTCGCCGGCCGGCCCGGTCTCGGTGCGCATCTCCGAGGTGGAGGCCTACCTCGGGGAGGGGGTCGACCCGGGCTCGCACGCCTTTCGAGGTAGAACCCCTCGGGTCGCCTCGATGTACGGGGCGCCCGGGCACCTGTACACGTACTTCACCTACGGCATGCACGTCTGCGCGAACGTCGTGTGCTCACCGGATGGTGAAGCGTCGGCCGTGCTGTTGCGCGGGGGAGAGGTGATCGACGGCGTCGAGCTCGCCCGCACCCGCAGGCCGACGGCGAAGTCGGATCGCGATCTGGCGCGGGGGCCGGCCAACCTCGTGCGTGCGCTCGGCATCGCGTTGGGCGATGACGGTGCCCCGCTGCACGAAGCGCCGTTCCAGCTCGTCGTTCCCGAGACGCCCGTGGGGGCGCGTCTCGTGGGGCGCACCCTTCGCACGGGCGTGAGCGGAGACGGCGGGCGGCTCCCGTTCGACTGGCGCTTCCATCTGCTGGGCGACCCCACCGTCTCGGTCTACAAGCGGCACCCGAAGGCGTGA
- a CDS encoding HAD-IIA family hydrolase, whose product MGLFTKKTDGQNPTPLEGVDAVLADLDGVVYQGPDPIPHAVDSLLRVSSEGLRVGYITNNASRTDSQVAEHLSSFGLQVAPHDVVTSPQAAMRLMATLIDPGATVLVVGGVGLVSEVEKAGFVVTRSVDDRPAAVVQGFAPEVGWTQLAEASFALHDPAVHWVATNTDWTIPVARGIAPGNGTLVSAVHTAVGRLPVVAGKPETPIFEVAKDRFGASNAAFIGDRLDTDTMGAKRAGLRAIHVLTGIDRAKQLLAAPKGQRPDFIVDDLRQLFDPYPATIVSKDGSETRVGASVVRMQGHVVRVVKAGDSATDLVRAGAAAIWNSGLSIHALDVAPEIYA is encoded by the coding sequence ATGGGGCTGTTCACGAAGAAGACTGACGGGCAGAATCCGACGCCGCTCGAGGGCGTCGACGCCGTGCTCGCCGATCTCGACGGAGTCGTCTACCAGGGCCCCGACCCCATTCCGCACGCGGTCGACTCGCTGCTCCGGGTGAGCTCGGAGGGCCTGCGCGTCGGATACATCACCAACAACGCCTCACGCACGGATTCGCAGGTCGCCGAGCACCTGTCGAGCTTCGGTCTGCAGGTGGCCCCGCACGACGTCGTCACCTCGCCCCAGGCGGCGATGCGACTCATGGCGACCCTCATCGACCCGGGCGCGACCGTGCTCGTGGTGGGTGGTGTCGGTCTCGTCTCCGAGGTGGAGAAGGCCGGGTTCGTCGTCACCCGCTCGGTCGACGACCGACCTGCCGCCGTCGTGCAGGGCTTCGCGCCCGAGGTGGGGTGGACGCAGCTCGCCGAGGCGAGCTTCGCCCTCCACGACCCCGCCGTGCACTGGGTCGCCACCAACACCGACTGGACCATCCCCGTCGCTCGCGGCATCGCCCCCGGCAACGGCACCCTCGTGTCGGCCGTGCACACCGCGGTCGGCCGCCTGCCCGTCGTGGCCGGAAAGCCCGAGACCCCCATCTTCGAGGTCGCCAAAGACCGCTTCGGTGCCTCGAACGCCGCCTTCATCGGCGACCGCCTCGACACCGACACCATGGGTGCCAAGCGGGCGGGGCTCCGCGCCATCCACGTGCTGACCGGCATCGATCGGGCGAAGCAGCTGCTCGCGGCCCCCAAGGGACAGCGCCCCGACTTCATCGTCGACGACCTCAGGCAGCTGTTCGACCCCTACCCGGCCACCATCGTGTCGAAAGACGGCAGCGAGACCCGTGTCGGCGCATCCGTGGTGCGGATGCAGGGCCACGTCGTGCGCGTGGTGAAAGCGGGCGACTCGGCGACCGACCTGGTGCGTGCGGGAGCCGCGGCGATCTGGAACTCGGGTCTGTCGATCCATGCCCTCGACGTCGCACCCGAGATCTACGCCTAG
- a CDS encoding TlyA family RNA methyltransferase: MPEARLDAAVAALGLARSRTHAARLIANGYVRVDGEPVVKASFPVREGQLVSVDAVDRYVSRGANKLIAALDAFDGVRVDGRLALDAGASTGGFTQVLLERGARQVIAADVGHGQLDPIVARDERVVQVEGFNLRYATPETLAGASGVQEAPELVVADLSFIPLALVLPALKAVATPEADFVLLVKPQFEVGRTGVKEGIVRDPALRADAVASVLWAAFDLGLSTAGLIRSPIAGNAGNLEYLVWLDRRVGTHPTEWLERVTEMTGA; this comes from the coding sequence ATGCCTGAAGCACGTCTCGATGCAGCGGTCGCCGCGCTCGGGCTCGCGCGATCGCGCACCCATGCGGCACGACTGATCGCCAACGGCTACGTGCGCGTCGACGGTGAACCCGTGGTGAAGGCGTCGTTCCCGGTGCGCGAGGGTCAGCTGGTCTCGGTCGACGCGGTCGACCGCTACGTCAGCCGCGGCGCCAACAAGCTCATCGCCGCACTCGACGCCTTCGACGGCGTGCGGGTCGACGGGCGGCTCGCACTCGACGCCGGCGCGTCGACCGGCGGGTTCACCCAGGTGCTCCTCGAGCGCGGGGCGCGGCAGGTGATCGCCGCCGACGTGGGCCACGGGCAACTCGACCCCATCGTGGCGCGCGATGAGCGCGTGGTGCAGGTCGAGGGGTTCAACCTCCGCTACGCCACCCCGGAGACGCTCGCCGGCGCCTCCGGTGTGCAGGAGGCGCCGGAGCTCGTGGTCGCCGATCTCTCGTTCATTCCGCTCGCTCTCGTGCTGCCGGCGCTCAAGGCCGTCGCCACGCCCGAAGCCGACTTCGTGCTGCTCGTCAAACCACAGTTCGAGGTCGGGCGTACGGGCGTGAAGGAGGGCATCGTGCGAGACCCGGCGCTGCGCGCCGACGCCGTGGCCTCTGTTCTCTGGGCGGCCTTCGACCTCGGGTTGTCCACAGCCGGTCTCATCCGCTCGCCGATCGCGGGAAATGCGGGCAATCTTGAATACCTCGTCTGGCTCGACCGGCGGGTGGGAACGCATCCGACAGAATGGTTGGAGCGAGTGACGGAGATGACAGGAGCATGA